The DNA segment TGATTCTTTTACAAAAATGTTCAAAAGGCAATCTTATCGGTAACGAAACAATTAAAATGCCTGATAAATTTAGTGGTTGTGTAATCGCAACTTCAAAAGGTTATCCTCTTAAATACGAAATTGGTTTTCCTATAGATTTCGGGAATATTGATAAAGAAGATTGTCAAATTTTTGATTCGGGCACATCTTTAAATTCAAATGGTGAAGTTATAACTAATGGTGGAAGAGTACTTAGTATTGTTTGTCAAGGTAAGGATTTCGACAAAGTTTTTGAAAAAGCATACAAAAATTTGAAAGAGATAAGTTTTGAAGGGATTTTTTATAGAAAAGATATTGGTCATCAAGTCAGAACAAAAACTTTAGATGACGAGATTAATTAAATGATAAATAGCAATGAAACTAAAAAAATAGAAGTAAGTTCCTCAAACCAAACTATTGAGGATGATAGTTACGAATCTCTTTCAAATAGAGTTTTAACATGGTGGAGTGGTTTCAGCTTAAGAACAAAATTATTAGCAATAGCAACCCTTGTTGTAAGTCTATTAATGACTGGTATTACTTTTTTTGCTCTTAATAGTATTCAAAGAGATGCAGGTATGAATGACACAAGATACGCAAGAGATTTGGGTCTATTACTTTCAGGGAACGTTACAGAACTAGTTGCGAATAATCAAAAGCAAGAAATATCAAATGTTGCAGAAAAGTTTTGGAGATCCAGTAGAAATTTGCGTTATATTTTTTTTACCAATGCTGATGATATTGTTCAACTTGGTATTCCAATTAGTGCTACTCCCACAAGTTCAGATAATCAATTTCAATTAACTAGAAAATTAAAGTTACCAAAGGAATTAAAGAAAAGGCCTCAATTTCCATTAGTGAGACAACATACCACTCCCCAAGGCCAAGTTACTGATGTATTTGTGCCTATGTTATGGAAAGGCAAGTATCTAGGAACATTAGCTTTAGGAGTTACACCTAACAAAAAAGCTTTAGCCAGTGCTGCTCTAACTAGGGAAGTAACAATAGCAGTTTTCATTTCTATTTGGGTTTTAGTGATACTTGGAGCAGTATTTAATGCTTTAACTATTACGAGACCAGTAAGAGAATTAGTAAGAGGTGTTAGAGAAATATCAAAAGGTAATTTCAAATCGAGGATCTCTTTACCGATGACCGGAGATCTAGGCGAATTACTTACTGGCTTTAACAGAATGGCTTCTCAATTAGAGAATTATGATGAAGCAAATATTGAAGAGCTTAAAGCCGCCCAAGTAAAACAACAGTCACTTATAGCCACAATGGCTGATGGAGCAATATTGCTGGACTCAAAAGGCAAAATTGTTCTCACTAATCCAACTGCAAAAAGACTATTTCGATGGGAAGGAAGATTTTTAGAAGGTAAATATCTTTTAAATGAAATCCCTGAAATCCTATCTAATGACTTACACACAAATATTGAATCAATCTTAAATAGAGAAAAAGAAAGTGATGATTTAAGGTGTAGCTTAGGGGAACCTGCAAGAACTTTAAGAATTGTTTTACAATCTGTTTTAGATACAAATAAAATCGAATTAAAAGGAATAGCAGTAACTATCCAAGATTTAACAAGAGAGGTTGAGCTTAATGCGGCACAAAATAGATTTATTAGCAATGTTTCTCATGAATTAAGAACTCCACTTTTTAATATTAAAAGTTATGTAGAGACTTTATACGATTTAAAAGATCAACTTTCTAATGAGGAGCAACTAGAATTTCTGGGAATTGCCAATTCAGAGACTGACAGATTGACAAGACTAGTTAATGATGTACTTGATTTATCAAGATTAGAGTCAGGTAAAATTATTCAATTAGAACCAATGGAAATAAAGCCAGCGATAGAACAAACTCTTAGAAATTATAGACTT comes from the Prochlorococcus marinus str. MIT 9515 genome and includes:
- a CDS encoding HAMP domain-containing sensor histidine kinase, which gives rise to MINSNETKKIEVSSSNQTIEDDSYESLSNRVLTWWSGFSLRTKLLAIATLVVSLLMTGITFFALNSIQRDAGMNDTRYARDLGLLLSGNVTELVANNQKQEISNVAEKFWRSSRNLRYIFFTNADDIVQLGIPISATPTSSDNQFQLTRKLKLPKELKKRPQFPLVRQHTTPQGQVTDVFVPMLWKGKYLGTLALGVTPNKKALASAALTREVTIAVFISIWVLVILGAVFNALTITRPVRELVRGVREISKGNFKSRISLPMTGDLGELLTGFNRMASQLENYDEANIEELKAAQVKQQSLIATMADGAILLDSKGKIVLTNPTAKRLFRWEGRFLEGKYLLNEIPEILSNDLHTNIESILNREKESDDLRCSLGEPARTLRIVLQSVLDTNKIELKGIAVTIQDLTREVELNAAQNRFISNVSHELRTPLFNIKSYVETLYDLKDQLSNEEQLEFLGIANSETDRLTRLVNDVLDLSRLESGKIIQLEPMEIKPAIEQTLRNYRLNASEKNVALAHDIEENIPLILGNFDLLLQVFDNLLGNGLKFSPKNSTLKIRAYTWPDSCPAFPPNDNNEAPQCELVSPLPKVRIEIADTGSGISQPDQEKIFDRFYRVENAVHTEQGTGLGLSIVRGIIEKHGGEIRMASELGIGTTFWFDLPLEQSDKDELITQTINTTENFSDSQVSEII